One window of the Staphylococcus equorum genome contains the following:
- the leuC gene encoding 3-isopropylmalate dehydratase large subunit, protein MGKTLFDKVWNKHVLTGKEGDPQLLYIDLHLIHEVTSPQAFEGLRLQNRQLRRPDLTYATLDHNVPTVDIFNIKDEIANKQITTLQNNAKEFGVHIFDMGSDEQGIVHMVGPETGLTQPGKTIVCGDSHTATHGAFGAIAFGIGTSEVEHVFATQSLWQTKPKNLKIDVTGKLPTGVYAKDIILHLISQYGVDFGTGYALEFSGEAIRSLSMEARMTICNMAIEAGAKYGMMEPDETTFEYVKGRPYATNFDNSVDEWRELYTDDDAEFDRVIEMDVSDLEPQVTWGTSPEMGVSFSTPFPEIEDVNDERAYNYMDLKPGQKAEDIDLGYVFLGSCTNARLSDLVEASHIVKGNQVHPNITAIVVPGSRTVKKEAEKIGLDKIFKEAGFDWREPGCSMCLGMNPDQVPNGVHCASTSNRNFEGRQGKGARTHLVSPAMAAAAAINGKFVDVRKVVV, encoded by the coding sequence ATGGGTAAAACACTATTTGATAAAGTTTGGAATAAACATGTCTTGACTGGTAAAGAAGGTGACCCACAGTTATTATATATAGATTTGCATCTTATACACGAAGTCACATCTCCTCAAGCATTTGAAGGTCTGAGACTCCAAAACAGACAATTGCGTAGACCAGACTTAACATATGCAACACTTGATCATAACGTACCAACCGTAGATATCTTTAATATCAAAGATGAAATCGCAAACAAGCAAATTACTACATTGCAAAATAATGCTAAAGAATTCGGTGTCCATATATTTGATATGGGTTCTGATGAACAAGGTATTGTGCATATGGTAGGTCCTGAAACAGGTTTAACCCAGCCAGGTAAAACAATTGTTTGTGGTGATTCTCATACTGCTACACATGGTGCTTTCGGAGCAATTGCTTTTGGTATTGGTACAAGTGAAGTAGAGCATGTATTTGCTACACAATCGCTATGGCAAACTAAACCTAAAAATCTAAAAATTGATGTAACAGGCAAATTGCCGACTGGTGTATATGCCAAAGATATTATCTTACATTTGATTAGTCAGTATGGCGTTGATTTTGGGACAGGTTATGCTCTAGAATTTTCTGGAGAAGCGATTCGTAGTTTGAGTATGGAAGCTAGAATGACAATTTGTAACATGGCAATTGAAGCTGGTGCTAAATATGGCATGATGGAGCCAGATGAAACAACATTTGAATATGTTAAAGGCCGTCCATACGCAACAAACTTTGATAATTCTGTTGATGAATGGCGCGAACTCTACACAGATGACGATGCCGAATTTGATAGAGTCATTGAAATGGATGTCTCAGATTTAGAACCTCAAGTGACTTGGGGAACTAGTCCTGAAATGGGAGTGAGTTTTAGCACACCTTTCCCAGAAATAGAAGATGTTAATGACGAACGTGCATATAATTATATGGATTTAAAACCTGGTCAAAAAGCTGAGGATATTGATTTGGGTTATGTCTTCTTAGGTTCTTGTACAAATGCTCGTCTTTCAGATTTAGTTGAAGCGAGTCATATTGTTAAAGGAAATCAAGTCCACCCTAATATTACAGCAATCGTTGTTCCAGGTTCTCGTACAGTTAAGAAAGAAGCAGAAAAAATAGGACTAGATAAAATTTTTAAAGAAGCAGGTTTTGATTGGAGAGAGCCCGGTTGCTCAATGTGTTTAGGTATGAATCCAGACCAAGTACCTAATGGTGTTCATTGTGCTTCGACAAGTAATCGTAACTTTGAAGGTCGCCAAGGTAAAGGTGCAAGAACACACCTTGTTTCTCCTGCTATGGCAGCAGCCGCAGCAATTAATGGTAAATTTGTAGATGTTAGAAAGGTGGTTGTATAA
- the ilvN gene encoding acetolactate synthase small subunit: protein MRRTFRTKVRDKAGTLNRLTSIFVRRQFNIVNLSATPTLEEGISNITFVAEIPDTDVLRTLLQQLEKQINIIEVEDITDTNTYNRELVLVKLQTPNNHQELQNLIKPYDALVSILKNEETYTYLQASGPQYTMDNLLDDLSSYKIEQVSRTGSAGII, encoded by the coding sequence ATGAGAAGAACATTTAGAACAAAAGTGAGAGATAAAGCAGGTACATTGAATAGATTAACCAGTATTTTCGTACGAAGACAATTTAATATCGTTAACCTTTCCGCAACACCTACGCTAGAAGAAGGTATTTCTAACATTACTTTTGTAGCAGAAATACCTGATACAGACGTGTTACGCACACTACTTCAACAGCTTGAAAAGCAAATCAATATAATTGAGGTTGAAGATATAACAGATACAAATACCTACAATAGAGAGTTGGTACTTGTGAAATTACAAACACCAAACAATCACCAAGAATTACAAAATTTAATCAAACCTTATGATGCGCTAGTCTCTATATTAAAAAATGAAGAAACTTATACGTACCTTCAAGCCTCAGGTCCACAATATACGATGGATAATTTATTAGACGATCTATCATCATATAAAATCGAACAAGTCTCACGTACGGGTTCGGCAGGTATTATTTAG
- the ilvD gene encoding dihydroxy-acid dehydratase produces MRSDMIKKGDQQAPARSLLHATGALEKPTDMNKPFVAICNSYIDIVPGHVHLRELADIAKEAIREAGAIPFEFDTIGVDDGIAMGHIGMRYSLPSREIIADSAETVINAHWFDGVFYIPNCDKITPGMILASVRTNVPAIFCSGGPMKAGLSSEGKALTLSSMFEAVGAFKDGSISKDEFLDMEQNACPTCGSCSGMFTANSMNCLMEVLGLSLPYNGTALAVSDQRREMIREAAFKLVDNIKNDIKPRDIITSEAIDDAFALDMAMGGSTNTVLHTLAIANEAGIDYDLTRINEIAKKTPYLSKIAPSSSYSMHDVHEAGGVPAIINELFKREGTLHPDRITATGKTLRENNEGKEILNSDVIRHLDNPYDKQGGLSILYGNLAPNGAVIKVGGVDPSIKVFKGKAICFDSHDDAVEAIDNHVVREGHVVVIRYEGPKGGPGMPEMLAPTSSIVGRGLGKDVALITDGRFSGATRGIAVGHISPEAASGGPIGLIKDGDEITIDLTNRTLNVEVSNETLNDRKEDVKPFKAKVKTGYLARYTALVTSANTGGVMQVPENLI; encoded by the coding sequence ATGAGAAGCGATATGATCAAAAAAGGTGATCAGCAGGCTCCAGCAAGAAGTCTTTTGCATGCTACAGGTGCATTAGAAAAACCAACAGATATGAACAAGCCTTTCGTGGCAATTTGTAATTCATATATTGACATTGTCCCAGGACATGTCCACTTAAGAGAATTAGCAGACATTGCCAAAGAAGCAATTCGTGAAGCAGGTGCTATTCCCTTTGAATTTGACACAATCGGTGTAGATGATGGTATCGCGATGGGTCATATAGGAATGAGATATTCCCTTCCCTCACGAGAAATCATTGCTGATTCTGCTGAAACAGTAATTAACGCGCATTGGTTTGACGGTGTATTCTATATTCCTAACTGTGACAAGATTACACCAGGTATGATCCTCGCATCAGTCAGAACCAATGTTCCAGCCATCTTTTGTTCTGGTGGTCCTATGAAAGCAGGATTATCTTCAGAAGGTAAAGCATTAACACTTTCTTCAATGTTTGAAGCAGTTGGTGCTTTTAAAGATGGTTCGATTTCAAAAGATGAATTTTTAGATATGGAACAAAATGCTTGTCCAACATGTGGTTCTTGTTCTGGTATGTTCACTGCGAATTCAATGAATTGTTTAATGGAAGTTTTAGGCTTATCCCTTCCATATAATGGAACAGCATTAGCAGTCAGTGATCAACGTAGAGAAATGATTAGAGAAGCCGCATTCAAATTAGTAGATAATATTAAAAATGATATTAAACCAAGAGATATCATAACAAGTGAAGCAATTGATGATGCTTTTGCGTTAGACATGGCAATGGGTGGTTCTACAAACACTGTGCTTCACACATTAGCAATTGCAAACGAAGCTGGCATCGATTATGACTTAACAAGAATTAACGAAATTGCTAAGAAAACACCTTACCTTTCAAAAATTGCACCTAGTTCTTCTTATTCAATGCATGATGTACATGAAGCAGGTGGTGTGCCAGCAATTATTAATGAACTGTTTAAAAGAGAAGGTACCTTACATCCAGATAGAATCACAGCGACAGGCAAGACCCTTCGTGAAAATAATGAAGGTAAAGAAATTTTAAATAGCGATGTAATTAGACATCTAGATAACCCTTACGACAAACAAGGAGGGCTTTCAATTCTATACGGTAATTTAGCTCCAAATGGTGCCGTCATTAAAGTAGGTGGTGTAGATCCTTCAATTAAAGTATTTAAAGGTAAAGCAATTTGTTTTGATTCGCATGATGATGCAGTAGAAGCAATTGATAATCACGTTGTTCGAGAAGGCCATGTTGTCGTAATAAGATATGAAGGTCCTAAAGGTGGTCCAGGCATGCCTGAAATGTTAGCACCTACCTCTTCAATTGTAGGAAGAGGATTAGGTAAAGATGTCGCATTAATTACAGATGGCCGTTTCTCAGGTGCAACTCGAGGCATTGCTGTAGGACATATATCACCTGAAGCGGCTTCTGGTGGACCTATTGGACTAATTAAAGATGGTGATGAAATTACTATTGATTTAACTAACCGAACGTTGAATGTCGAAGTATCAAATGAAACTTTAAACGATAGAAAAGAAGATGTGAAACCATTTAAAGCAAAAGTGAAAACTGGTTATCTTGCACGTTACACCGCACTTGTTACAAGTGCTAATACTGGTGGCGTAATGCAAGTTCCCGAAAATCTCATTTAA
- the leuB gene encoding 3-isopropylmalate dehydrogenase: MSYKIVALPGDGIGPEIMKGSLEILAQLSQDFNFNYDLESHDFGGVAIDHHGKPLPESTLNACQNADAILLGAVGGPKWTDPNNRPEQGLLGIRKALGLFANIRPTTVTNGTSHLSPIKEERVAGTDFILVRELTGGIYFGEPKKLGDDDALDSLTYTRSEIERIARVGFDLAQKRNKKLTSVDKENVLSSSKLWRRVINEVSQDYPEVEVNHLLVDACAMHLITNPSQFDVIVTENLFGDILSDEASVIPGSLGLSPSASFSEQGPRLYEPIHGSAPDIANQDIANPFGMLLSVVMCLRESLNEPQAAEKLETVIYQLIKEGKTTRDLNGNYNTSDIINFVKENL, encoded by the coding sequence ATGAGTTATAAGATTGTAGCCCTACCAGGTGATGGTATTGGTCCTGAAATTATGAAAGGATCACTAGAAATATTAGCACAATTAAGCCAAGATTTTAATTTTAATTATGACTTAGAATCACATGATTTTGGTGGTGTTGCTATAGATCACCATGGTAAACCACTTCCTGAATCGACACTAAATGCATGTCAAAATGCTGATGCAATTTTATTAGGCGCTGTAGGTGGACCAAAATGGACTGATCCTAATAATAGACCAGAACAAGGTTTATTAGGCATACGTAAAGCGTTAGGCTTATTCGCTAATATACGCCCTACTACAGTAACAAATGGTACGAGCCATTTATCTCCGATTAAAGAAGAGCGTGTTGCAGGCACAGATTTCATTTTAGTAAGAGAGCTCACTGGCGGTATCTATTTTGGTGAACCTAAGAAATTGGGTGATGACGATGCACTTGATTCTCTTACTTATACCAGATCAGAAATTGAACGCATTGCTAGAGTTGGATTTGATTTAGCTCAAAAAAGAAATAAAAAATTAACATCTGTTGATAAAGAAAATGTGCTTTCTTCTAGTAAATTATGGCGTAGAGTAATAAATGAAGTTTCACAAGATTATCCTGAAGTAGAAGTTAACCATTTGCTTGTAGATGCTTGTGCAATGCATTTAATTACTAACCCATCACAATTTGATGTCATTGTTACGGAAAATTTATTTGGTGATATTTTAAGTGATGAAGCATCTGTAATACCGGGTTCACTAGGTTTATCACCTTCTGCAAGTTTTAGTGAACAAGGCCCACGACTTTACGAACCGATTCATGGTTCAGCACCAGATATTGCAAACCAAGATATCGCAAACCCTTTCGGTATGCTTTTATCAGTTGTTATGTGTCTTAGAGAAAGCTTAAATGAACCACAAGCAGCTGAAAAATTAGAAACAGTAATTTATCAACTCATTAAAGAAGGTAAAACAACCCGTGATCTCAATGGAAATTATAATACGTCAGATATTATTAATTTCGTAAAAGAAAATCTATAA
- the ilvA gene encoding threonine ammonia-lyase IlvA, protein MTVKTTVSSKDIDEAYLQIKDTVKETPLQKDHYLSLKYDCNVYLKREDLQWVRSFKLRGAYNAIVALNKEDREMGITCASAGNHAQGVAYTANKLHLDAVIFMPVTTPLQKINQVKFFGGQNVEVILTGDTFDDCLKEALGYTEDNKMNFIDPFNNIYTIAGQGTLAKEIIDQSQEENIQFDYLFAAIGGGGLISGVGTYFKENSPQTSIVGVEPAGASSMYTSVVLENQIVTLPDIDKFVDGASVARVGQITYDISKKVVDDYVQVHEGAVCSTILDMYSKQAIIAEPAGALSITALDNYQAEIKGKTVVCVVSGGNNDINRMKEIEERSLLFEEMKHYFILNFPQRPGALREFVNDVLGPKDDITKFEYLKKSSQNTGTVIIGIQLNNHKDLNNLKKNVNEFDASNIYINENKMLYSLLI, encoded by the coding sequence ATGACTGTAAAAACAACTGTTTCTTCAAAAGATATCGATGAAGCTTACTTACAAATAAAAGATACTGTTAAAGAGACTCCATTACAAAAGGATCATTATTTATCACTTAAATATGACTGTAATGTATATTTAAAAAGAGAAGACCTACAATGGGTCAGATCTTTTAAACTTAGAGGCGCTTACAACGCAATTGTAGCCTTAAATAAAGAAGACAGAGAAATGGGCATCACATGTGCAAGTGCAGGCAACCATGCACAAGGTGTGGCTTATACTGCTAATAAATTACACTTAGATGCAGTTATCTTTATGCCTGTCACTACCCCACTTCAAAAGATTAACCAAGTTAAATTCTTTGGTGGACAAAATGTCGAAGTCATTCTTACAGGTGATACTTTTGATGATTGTTTAAAAGAAGCGCTCGGTTATACAGAAGATAACAAAATGAATTTCATTGATCCTTTTAACAATATCTATACTATTGCAGGGCAAGGTACACTTGCTAAAGAAATCATTGATCAATCTCAAGAAGAAAATATACAATTTGATTATTTATTTGCCGCAATTGGAGGCGGAGGTTTAATTTCTGGTGTTGGTACGTACTTCAAGGAAAATTCACCTCAAACATCTATTGTTGGCGTAGAACCTGCTGGCGCAAGCAGTATGTATACATCAGTTGTTTTAGAAAATCAAATCGTAACATTACCTGACATTGATAAGTTTGTTGACGGTGCTTCAGTTGCAAGAGTTGGTCAGATAACATATGACATCTCTAAAAAAGTTGTTGATGATTATGTTCAAGTACATGAAGGTGCTGTATGTTCAACCATTTTGGATATGTACTCTAAACAGGCCATTATCGCAGAACCTGCTGGTGCATTAAGTATTACCGCTTTAGATAATTATCAAGCAGAAATCAAAGGTAAAACAGTTGTTTGTGTTGTGAGTGGTGGTAATAATGATATTAACCGCATGAAAGAAATTGAAGAGCGTTCATTACTTTTCGAAGAAATGAAACATTACTTCATTTTAAACTTTCCCCAACGTCCCGGCGCTTTAAGAGAATTTGTAAATGATGTACTTGGACCTAAAGACGATATTACTAAATTCGAGTACCTAAAAAAATCATCTCAAAACACCGGTACAGTTATCATAGGCATTCAATTAAATAACCATAAAGATTTGAATAACTTGAAAAAGAATGTAAATGAGTTCGATGCTTCAAATATTTACATTAACGAAAATAAAATGCTTTATTCACTTCTTATTTAA
- a CDS encoding 2-isopropylmalate synthase, with protein sequence MSSHIQIFDTTLRDGEQTPGVNFSFDERLKIANQLEKWGVDIIEAGFPASSNGSFKSVEAISKALTTTAVCGLARCVKKDIDAVYEATKEAAKPRIHVFIATSPIHRDSKLMMSKEEVLASITEHVSYAKKYFDLVQFSPEDATRTELPFLIECVQTAVDAGASVINVPDTVGFSYPSEYGQIFKTLQESIKTDHEVIYSAHCHDDLGLAVANSMAAIENGAKRIEGTLNGIGERAGNAALEEVALGLYVRQDHYGNQSRINLEETKQTSDLIARFAGIRVPRNKAIVGQNAFSHESGIHQDGIIKNPETYEIMTPQLVGVKTTELPLGKLSGKHAFAEKLINLGYDVEPEEQKVLFKQFKTIADKKKAVTDRDIHALIQGTEHEQNAIYQVETLQLQFVSNGLQSAVVVIKDKDGNTYQDSSIGTGSIVAVYNAIDRIFDLNTELIEYRIDSVTEGTDAQAEVHVQIKIDNQIVTGVGIDHDILLASCKSYVEAHAKYAANSATEEGIHS encoded by the coding sequence ATGAGTAGCCATATTCAAATTTTTGATACAACACTTAGAGACGGCGAACAAACACCTGGTGTAAACTTTTCATTCGATGAACGTTTGAAGATAGCAAACCAACTTGAAAAATGGGGCGTAGATATTATAGAAGCTGGGTTCCCTGCATCAAGTAATGGTAGTTTTAAATCAGTTGAAGCAATCTCAAAAGCATTAACAACAACTGCTGTATGTGGTCTAGCCCGTTGTGTGAAAAAAGATATTGATGCAGTATATGAAGCAACTAAAGAAGCAGCAAAACCAAGAATTCATGTCTTTATCGCAACAAGCCCGATTCATCGCGATTCCAAACTTATGATGTCTAAGGAAGAAGTTTTAGCATCTATAACAGAACATGTAAGCTATGCGAAAAAATATTTTGATTTAGTTCAATTCTCCCCAGAAGATGCAACAAGAACAGAACTACCATTTTTAATAGAATGTGTTCAAACAGCTGTTGATGCCGGAGCAAGTGTAATCAATGTACCTGACACTGTAGGTTTCAGTTACCCTTCTGAATATGGTCAAATTTTCAAAACACTACAAGAATCTATCAAAACAGACCATGAAGTAATTTATAGTGCGCACTGTCACGATGATCTTGGGCTTGCAGTTGCAAATAGTATGGCTGCAATTGAAAATGGAGCCAAACGAATAGAAGGTACTTTAAATGGTATTGGGGAACGTGCAGGTAATGCAGCACTTGAAGAAGTAGCACTTGGCCTTTACGTTCGACAAGATCATTATGGCAATCAATCTAGAATTAACCTTGAAGAAACAAAACAAACCTCAGATTTAATTGCTAGATTTGCAGGAATTCGAGTTCCTAGAAACAAAGCCATTGTCGGTCAAAACGCCTTTAGTCATGAATCAGGTATCCATCAAGATGGCATAATTAAAAACCCTGAAACATATGAAATTATGACACCTCAACTTGTTGGTGTTAAAACAACAGAATTACCTTTAGGTAAACTTTCAGGCAAACATGCTTTTGCTGAAAAATTAATTAATTTGGGTTACGATGTTGAGCCAGAAGAACAAAAAGTATTATTTAAACAGTTTAAAACAATTGCAGATAAGAAAAAAGCAGTTACAGACCGTGATATTCATGCTTTAATTCAAGGTACAGAACACGAACAAAATGCGATATATCAAGTTGAAACTTTACAGCTACAATTTGTTTCAAATGGACTTCAAAGTGCTGTAGTCGTCATTAAAGATAAAGACGGTAATACGTATCAAGATTCAAGTATTGGCACTGGTTCTATTGTTGCCGTGTACAATGCAATAGATCGTATTTTTGACCTCAACACTGAGTTAATAGAATATCGTATTGATTCTGTTACTGAAGGCACTGATGCACAAGCAGAAGTACATGTACAAATTAAGATTGATAATCAAATTGTTACAGGTGTCGGTATTGACCATGATATCTTACTTGCGTCATGTAAATCATATGTTGAAGCACATGCTAAATATGCTGCTAATTCAGCTACGGAAGAAGGTATTCATTCATGA
- the ilvC gene encoding ketol-acid reductoisomerase: MEDYIMTTVYYDETVKKDALQGKKVAVLGYGSQGHAHAQNLKDNGYDVIIGIRPGRSFDKAKDDGFEVYPVNEAAKQADVIMVLLPDEAQGKIYKEEIEPNLEANNALVFAHGFNIHFDVINPPENVDVFLVAPKGPGHLVRRTFAEGSAVPALFAVEQDASGEATDLALSYAKGIGATRAGVLETSFKEETETDLFGEQAVLCGGTTKLIQTGFETLVEAGYQPEIAYFEVLHEMKLIVDLLYEGGMENMRYSISNTAEFGDYVSGPRIITPDVKDNMKAVLEDIQQGKFSNRFIKDNENNFEEFHKLREEQHGHQIEAVGKELREMMPFIKSKSIEK; encoded by the coding sequence ATGGAGGATTATATTATGACAACAGTTTATTATGATGAAACAGTAAAGAAAGATGCATTACAAGGTAAAAAAGTAGCGGTTTTAGGTTATGGATCTCAAGGTCATGCTCATGCACAAAACTTAAAAGACAATGGCTATGACGTAATCATTGGTATCAGACCTGGACGTTCTTTTGATAAAGCAAAAGATGACGGCTTCGAAGTATATCCTGTAAATGAAGCAGCAAAACAAGCTGATGTCATTATGGTACTTCTACCAGATGAAGCTCAAGGAAAAATATATAAAGAAGAAATCGAACCAAATCTAGAAGCAAATAATGCATTAGTTTTTGCTCATGGCTTTAATATTCATTTTGATGTTATCAACCCACCAGAAAACGTTGACGTATTCTTAGTAGCTCCAAAAGGCCCAGGACATTTAGTTCGTCGTACTTTTGCTGAAGGTAGTGCAGTCCCTGCCCTATTCGCAGTAGAACAAGATGCAAGTGGAGAAGCTACAGACTTAGCTTTAAGCTATGCTAAAGGTATCGGTGCTACACGTGCTGGTGTATTAGAAACATCATTCAAAGAGGAAACTGAAACAGATTTATTTGGTGAACAAGCTGTCCTTTGTGGTGGTACAACTAAATTAATACAAACTGGTTTCGAAACTTTAGTTGAAGCTGGATATCAACCAGAGATTGCTTATTTCGAAGTATTACATGAAATGAAACTTATCGTAGACCTATTATACGAAGGTGGTATGGAAAACATGCGTTATTCAATTTCAAATACAGCAGAATTTGGTGACTATGTATCTGGACCACGTATCATTACACCAGACGTTAAAGATAATATGAAAGCAGTACTGGAAGATATCCAACAAGGAAAATTCAGTAATCGTTTCATTAAAGATAATGAAAATAATTTTGAAGAGTTCCACAAACTACGCGAAGAACAACATGGACATCAAATCGAAGCGGTTGGTAAAGAGCTACGTGAAATGATGCCATTCATTAAATCTAAAAGCATTGAAAAATAA
- the ilvB gene encoding biosynthetic-type acetolactate synthase large subunit → MSKHTETLEIEKSENFESLEAVEPIEPEVKLEQETIDEMRSGSELLVESLANESVDFIFGYPGGAVLPLYDTLYDGRIKHILARHEQGATHAAEGYARVSGNTGVVVVTSGPGATNAITGIADAYSDSLPLVVITGQVATPGIGKDAFQEADLLSMTTPITKHNYQVKNVQDIPKIIHEAFHIANTGRKGPVVIDFPKDMGVLSTNAQVTNELELPGYTIPNKPKKDDIQKLRDFLKSAKKPLVLSGAGINHAKANDLFTEFVSRHQLPVVSTLLGLGAIPYEHPLFLGMGGMHGSYASNMALTECDLLINFGSRFDDRLASNPDEFAPNAKIVHVDIDPSEINKIIKVDLGIVADCKATLEFLLDFDSYSIRHEDWLETCNENKTQQPFAYSDDEDGVFSKPQRAIEYIGEITNGDAIVTTDVGQHQMWVAQYYPFKNHGQLVTSGGLGTMGFGIPAAIGAKLAKPDKPVVAFVGDGGFQMTNQEMGILEEYGIDIKIVIVNNGTLGMVKQWQDKFFNKRFSHSVFNGQPDFIKLSEAYNVKAYLIDDPTHLEQKLDEAFQHDGPALIDIRISPVEIVSPMVPSGKANHEMEGLL, encoded by the coding sequence ATGTCTAAACATACTGAAACACTTGAAATAGAAAAATCAGAAAATTTTGAATCTTTGGAAGCAGTAGAACCAATTGAACCTGAAGTTAAGCTAGAACAAGAGACAATTGATGAAATGAGATCTGGTTCAGAATTATTAGTTGAATCATTGGCAAATGAGAGTGTTGATTTTATATTTGGTTATCCAGGAGGTGCTGTTCTCCCTCTTTATGACACACTATATGATGGAAGAATAAAGCACATCTTAGCCCGTCACGAACAAGGTGCAACGCACGCAGCTGAAGGTTATGCACGTGTATCTGGTAATACAGGCGTAGTAGTTGTTACAAGTGGTCCAGGAGCTACAAATGCGATTACCGGTATTGCTGATGCTTACAGCGACTCTTTACCTTTAGTAGTAATCACAGGCCAAGTCGCAACACCTGGTATTGGTAAGGATGCATTCCAAGAAGCAGACTTACTCTCCATGACAACACCTATTACTAAACACAACTATCAAGTCAAAAATGTACAGGATATTCCAAAAATTATTCATGAAGCTTTTCATATCGCTAATACTGGAAGAAAAGGTCCTGTGGTAATCGATTTTCCTAAAGATATGGGTGTCCTATCAACAAATGCCCAAGTTACTAATGAATTAGAGTTACCTGGTTACACAATACCTAATAAACCGAAAAAAGATGATATACAAAAATTGAGAGACTTTTTGAAAAGTGCAAAAAAACCATTAGTACTTTCAGGTGCAGGCATCAACCATGCCAAAGCAAACGATTTATTCACTGAATTTGTAAGTAGACACCAATTACCAGTAGTAAGTACATTACTTGGTCTCGGTGCAATTCCATACGAACACCCCCTATTTTTAGGTATGGGTGGTATGCACGGATCATACGCAAGTAATATGGCATTAACTGAATGTGATTTACTTATTAACTTCGGAAGCCGCTTTGACGACAGATTAGCTAGTAACCCTGATGAATTCGCACCAAATGCTAAAATCGTTCATGTTGATATCGATCCATCTGAAATCAACAAAATTATTAAAGTAGATTTGGGTATTGTTGCCGATTGTAAAGCGACATTAGAATTTCTACTCGATTTCGACAGTTATTCAATCCGACACGAAGATTGGTTAGAAACATGTAACGAAAATAAAACACAGCAACCATTTGCATACAGTGATGATGAAGATGGTGTATTTTCAAAACCACAACGCGCAATTGAATATATCGGAGAAATTACTAATGGTGATGCAATCGTAACTACAGACGTAGGACAACATCAAATGTGGGTTGCACAATACTACCCATTCAAAAATCATGGTCAACTTGTTACAAGTGGTGGTTTAGGCACAATGGGCTTTGGTATACCTGCAGCAATTGGTGCTAAATTAGCTAAACCAGACAAACCAGTCGTAGCATTTGTGGGCGATGGTGGCTTTCAAATGACAAACCAAGAAATGGGTATTTTAGAAGAATATGGCATAGATATTAAAATCGTAATCGTAAATAACGGTACGCTGGGTATGGTGAAACAATGGCAAGATAAATTCTTTAATAAACGTTTTTCACATTCTGTGTTTAATGGACAGCCAGACTTTATTAAGCTATCTGAGGCATATAATGTAAAAGCCTATCTTATAGATGATCCAACACACTTAGAACAAAAATTGGATGAGGCTTTCCAACATGACGGACCAGCTTTAATTGACATTCGTATTTCACCAGTTGAAATTGTCTCTCCTATGGTACCAAGTGGTAAAGCAAACCATGAGATGGAGGGTCTATTATGA
- the leuD gene encoding 3-isopropylmalate dehydratase small subunit — translation MEIKPITTYTGKVVPLFHDNIDTDQIIPKVHLKRISKSGFGPFAFDEWRYLDDGSDNPDFNPNKPEYKDASILITGDNFGCGSSREHAAWAIKDYGFDIIIAGSYSDIFYMNCTKNAMLPIVLDEEARKHLAQSESITVDLPNQTVSSPDKIFTFDIDETWKNKLVKGLDDVAVTLQYEDEIKSYERAKNF, via the coding sequence ATGGAAATCAAACCAATCACTACGTATACAGGTAAAGTCGTACCATTATTTCATGACAATATCGATACCGATCAAATTATACCTAAAGTCCATTTAAAACGTATTTCAAAATCAGGATTTGGACCATTTGCTTTCGATGAATGGCGTTATTTAGATGACGGATCTGATAATCCAGACTTCAATCCAAATAAACCAGAATATAAAGATGCATCGATTTTAATTACTGGAGATAATTTCGGATGTGGCTCAAGTCGTGAACATGCTGCTTGGGCGATTAAAGACTACGGTTTTGACATAATTATTGCTGGCAGTTACAGTGATATATTCTATATGAACTGTACTAAAAATGCGATGTTACCTATTGTATTAGATGAAGAAGCGAGAAAACATTTAGCACAATCAGAATCGATCACAGTAGATTTACCAAATCAAACTGTTTCTTCTCCAGACAAAATATTTACTTTTGATATCGATGAAACTTGGAAAAACAAACTCGTAAAAGGACTTGATGATGTTGCAGTAACATTGCAATATGAAGATGAGATTAAATCTTACGAAAGAGCAAAAAATTTTTAA